actcaccctcaaaaaaaaaaaaaaaaaaaaaaacatgtttggcaGGATGTTTGAGActgacagcctcagtcaccattcCCCTTTCATTGCATTATTCTGCGCATACTGTCGAATGTGAATAAAGCTGTCATTCTtcttaacatctccttttgtgttctactaaagaaagaaagtcgtATTGCTTTGAAAAAAATGAGGGTGATgacatattctattctattctattctggtCTAGTTGCCATCGTCAGTGCAGCTCGAACCTGCACTTCCATCCTCCAACCACAAGATGCCACTAAATACCTGATAATGATTCAAATCCCATACGtcttaatatatcaaaacatattttacagcAACACTGTTATCAGTATGACCTAACATAACACTTTTCCAAGTAGAGAAAATATCATTTAGCTATAAAGAGTAAATTAGCTTCCGACTTGACGTCACTGTTTACAAACACAGGCACCGGAAGTGAGACACGGGCACAAACAAGATTACGGAAAGAGTGGCGAGGAAGAGAGAGACGTGCGCTGTATCAGCCGGACGGGGAGACAGAAAAACCTGTAGATTTCAGCCACACACCTTCACTGGATTACTGGATTTTACAGTCTGTGTTTAAGGGCAAAGAAGACCGTTTTAAAGAGCTGCAGAAAGATCGCTTTGGTAAGTTTGTGCTGCTGCTGGAGGGTGAACTGCTGTACTCTTATCAACATTCTGAGTATGCCTTAATATGTTTATGAATTCACATACTATACTAAGtagaagttgttgtttttttgcacataGATTGGCAAATAAATACCTTGTtgctctgaaaacacacaatCCTTGTGTTGACAGTTCTTAACAACCTCATCTgtgttttttgtataaaaatgacaacaattgCTCAATTTCACTTTTCTGTTTAGTAAGTGAATTATATCTacatttctttctgtttgtttcagAGTTTGTGAAATTCAAGATATGAGGTCAGAAAGCCTTCTTAACCTCCAGAGCGTCACTCTTCAGTGATCAGGTGAAAACAAACCCTATGTAATTATTATGCATGAAATAGTTTTGCCAAACAAACTATTGTAACTCTGAAGCTCGTATTTTTATGTCAACTTAAGAACTGCACTGTAATGTTTTGTACATGTAGAGTGTGTAAACGCTGACATGCTTTATGTGCATCCACAGAAAGCCTCGCTGTGACTCAGCTGTTCCCAGAATTAGGCAACTCCAAAACAACACGACTAGACAGAGGTGTGCTGAAAAACTGCCCCTTTAACAGTGTCCTCCTCTGCATACTAGTGAAGGATGTGGCGTGAAAGCAAGTTTTTAACTTAAGAAGGAATTGATGTAATATATCTGGCTTTTTGGTGTAAGCGATTGCTTTTAAAAGACTGACACGCGCAGAAACTAAAACTCAGAAATATGAAGTaagcaaaaataacattttggagaaaagaaaagtcactgtctgatatttatttatttatttattttttaatcaaaaacctGTTTGTTTTCCACCCAAATTTAATTGGCTCTGTTAATTATAAGCACCTGATCTCACCTGTCAGGTCATGGCAGATTCTTGCCCAGACACCGTTGATGGTGAGATAATAGGCATTTCTGAGGGACAGCAGTTAAACACAACCAAAAATGAGGACTTTGATGCTGCTAGACCACACGACAAGGAAGTCATCCAAAGAGAGGGTGTCACCAACGATGAGCAATCCTCACACCTTATGAAAGATGACCTTATAACATGCAAAAATCCTCCAACAACCACAGCTTCTCTTGAAGACGGAGTTAACGCAACTCTGTCTGCGACCAGTAAAAGCCAAGACAAAACCGATGAATCGGAGATCATCAATAGCCAATCCTACACGCCCAGCCAATCAGAGGTGACGCCCACTTTCTCCATGGCCAGTCTGGAGCTCTCCGAGGAGACTAATGGGATTCCTCCTGAAATACCTTTGATTTCATCCAAATCTGCTGAGGATGGCAACCAAGTCCCCTCTCAGGGGAGCGGAGGGGCCTGTGTAGGGGCTGCGAGGGCATCAGAGCCTAGCATGCCGGCATATTATTTTGTCAAGTGGATAACCTGGAAAGAGAAGAAGACGGCTATTATCACACAGAGCGAGAACGGACCCTGCCCCCTGATTGCCATCATGAACATCCTGTTGTTGCGGTGGAAGGTAAGCCCTTCAGCATTCCCTGCTCGTCATAGTACAAACACATGGTTCAAAACAAGTACAGTATgtgtggtgtttgctaaggcaagcaagCATCACTTAAACTGTTTGAACAAacccaaataaatattaaacttctGCTTATAACTTGCACACTGTTTGTGTTAATGATGtgaaagaaactttttttaagcCATCTGACAAAATAACTGaacaaaaaacaagtaaaaattgtaattaatctGTGTTAAAATCATGGATTAATGTatgtagaaatataaatcttactgaccattttttaaaagaaattaatacatttttggtcaTCAGtgctgcattaaattaatcaaaatatttatgttacacaaaatttttattacaaaaaaaagctattcttttgaactttctattcatcaaagaatgctaaaaaaaaatcagtttccacaaaagtataaAGCATGGAagtgttttcaatactgataataagaaggaatgtttcttgagcagtaaatcagaatattagattgatcatgtgacactgaagactggaataatgatgctggaaattcaactatatttacattttaaaatatatccaaatataaagtagttattttaaattgtaacaatatttcataatattactgttttgctgtatttttcataaaacagACTAAGTgaggcttctttaaaaacatttaaaaatcttaccgaccccagacTTTATTTAGCTGAATACAACTTTGACTTTTCACTGACGTAGTGAGAGACTCGTGACTCTTCTTATCTGTTCCTCTTTGTTACTGTAAAAACACGATGTCAGTTTTTAGTAAAACACTGATAACacgttcaggaaaaaaaaaaaaagtgttgtgaaATAGAAGACAAAAACTGTAGATGAGGGTGTGCCGTGACTAAAAGCAGaagtatttgtttgtgaatttcaTGTATGTGTACTTTAGATCATTACATGTGTGTAAAATATGAACTGTATGAACTCTTATGTCTGTTCTTCAGGTGAAGTTACCGGCTCAGACTGAAGTGGTCACCACTGAAGAGCTGATGGCTCACCTTGGTAGGATGTTTTCGAGCACTGGACACGCTGTATCTGTTTCAATAtgttaaatcaaattatattaaaacacaaagagTCACAGCACATCTTTCCTGGTAATGGACTGTGATAAGTTAAGGAGCTCTAGTGATGTGCCACAGTAAACTTTATGGTTGGAAACAAATGGCTAGTGTAACTTGAGAAGAAGGGGGTGTGGTTACTGTGTGAAAACATTTGTTTCAGTACCACTAATGGCACCCCAATCATGGATTATACCAAGTCTCTGCTCTTTGTGTAAGTAGTaatttagaagatgcttttaggttaagtgccttgctcaaggacacaatGGCAATACTGGGGCAATAAAGTTTAGCATTGCATCtcttgctcatcagtggatcttctgcagtaaatgggtgccgtcagagtccagacagctgataaaagtatcacagtaattcacaagtaatcGTCATGACTACAGCTGAtcgattaatgtcttgtgaagtgaaaaactctgcatttttaagaaaaaaatccatcattaaatcGATTTAACTTGAAACTGTTGCATCTGGCCAAAATacaaatccataataatgcttcctccagtgaaaaaaaaatgcttccttCCTGTAATCCTTCCACATTAAACTCCACcaacatactgtatttgtttaGAATAGATTTGGACTGTTTACACTTGTAAACAGTTTATTGCTTGATCTGTGTGGATAGAGGGGGAAAAAGTCtcagtgatggatttgtttattacaaacatgcggCTTTTTGCGTCactagagtggtgtggattaatgtgatgtttttatcagctgtttggactctcattctgacggcacccattcactgcagaggatccactggtacacaagtgatgtaatgctacatttcttcaaatctgttctgatgaagaaacatactcatcttcatcttaaatatattttctgcaaattttcatttgtgggtgaactatttctttaacccCAACTCTCTTGATCAGCTATGGGTGTAGGTTTTCTTTTACAGTGTAcctagaaatatttgaaaatggttGCACATGGAAGTCACATacatgaatgtcattgcattgcattacataacaaaattcaaaacaaGTGGAAACTCTAAAAAAtctcaaattttatatatatatatatatatatatatatatatatatatatatatatgtgtgtgtgtgtgtgtgtgtgtgtgtgtacatacatttttctgaTACAATGATaatttaagtgtggcttaagtgtccaaaaaatTTTTGGAGCCACTGTACATCTCCTCTTATTAGGTCATAACTAGAAAGATCAACATGTGATGAGGAGGATGTGATGTTGCTGAGTGATGGGGCAATAAACCAAAAGTGCTCtcacaaacaatacaaatatgtTTGACATGAAAAGGTGACACTTGTCAAATCACAAAGCGAAACCAACCTTTGACGGAAagctaaagtgtttttaaaatgcttaagTCTGATTCTATTCTTGTTCCAGGTGAATGTGTGCTGTCCATCAAACCGCGGGAGAGAGCAGAGGGCATGGAGCTCAATTTCCAGCAGGTAGATCATGTGGGAGAACAAGTGTAACAGGCTCAGCTCTGCACAGATCTCCAGCACATGTCTAGTGAATCTAATTAACATGTTAAGCAGACGGGTTGTGCTGGAAACCTCTGATCCAAAAGATATATCCAAACAGATATTGTGAATGAGGCCTTCAATCTATGAATGAAAGCTTGTGATCCCTTCATTAACAATTCCAACAATTACAACGTGTGTTTGTGCTTATGGTTACACAAATGAAAGCTTCCTTTTGTTCATGTGCTGTTGCTGTTTCTTTTTGCTCATGATTGAAAATAAGATGGATTCAATAGAAGAATTCGAGCTCATGCAAaatatcttttaatctttttgtttttatcatatttttattatttaaatgggtTGATGTGTACAcagataatataaatgaaatatgtatACATGATTTGTTTTGGAATATTTGAGATTATAATTCTTTTGGCTTGTGTTGAAAATTGGAAATGGATATAATCAAGgtttatgaatttaaattgtaattttttaaagaaattagttacttttattcagcatggacgtcattaatttattaacagtgacagtaaatgcatttatattgctACAAAGAATTTCTGTTgcaaataaaaactgttcttttgacattaatattcatcaaagaatcctgaaaatgtgatagtttccacaaaagttgtaagcagcacaactgttttttacattaataatgcatttatatagcgcatcCACCaccagtatttttaaaatacagtctACATGAGTTCAACTTAATAGGTTAGCTCAGAGCAGTTAGCGTGTTTTTATGGTAAATATTGCTCATAATATTTTCCACTTGACCCAGAAATCTCAAGATCTCACACGCTGAGGTCAGTCACACAACCATGATAAATTACCCTGAAAGAGCACCATGTATTTGTATGCTGTTTGCCtaagaagcatttattttatgcaGTACTTCTCATTCCCTTCACAGAACATGAGCGACGCGATGGCTGTGCTGCCAAAGTTGTCCACGGGCCTCGATGTTAATGTGCGTTTTACAGGTGTGTCGGATTTTGAGTACACACCTGAATGCATCGTCTTTGATCTGCTTGACATTCCTCTCTACCACGGCTGGCTTGTCGACCCACAGGTACATCAGCAGAAAAATGCTCTAATGTATGAATCCTGTATATCCAAACAACAATATAAGTGCTCCATTCTTCTTCAGAGTCCTGAGGTGGTGTCTGCAGTGGGCAAACTCAGCTACAACCAACTGGTGGAGAAGATCATAGAGTTCAAGCACTCCACAGATACCAGTCAAGTCAGCGAAGGTACATTTGAGGTTATTTCTTAAACACAAATGGCTCGGATATTGTGTATCAGAAGTGTGTGGGATCCTCAGCATTGTATTAATGGCTGAAGGTGAGTTTtaatgtctgtttgtttacaggtTTGATAGCAGAGCAGTTTTTGGAGTCCACAGCAACCCAGCTGTCATATCACGGCCTGTGTGAGCTCAACACGACAGCCAAGGAGGGCGAACTGTCTGGGTTTTTCAGGAACAACCACTTCAGCACTATGATTAAGCACAAGGTGTTTATCAGCCTTCCCACACCAACACTCTCTATAGCAGCTAAGCTGATTATAACAACCCAGTGACATCAAGCCGCTTTAAACCCACCGGAATAAAAAATATTGGGGGGCagatttttattgcaaaaatagcACAGAAGTATTTATTTGCTCATGTTATTAACCCCAAGTTAAACATCACATTATCAGCAGAAAGATGTACTGTAATGCTGAAATTTTGCTTTGATAAATTTATAACATTAtgacaaaacattgtttttttttttaaacattcaaaatacacttctaggtgtttattttgttgcattttatctATTCGCACCTGTACAAtacatatctgtaaaaaaaaattgtcctgcaCTGAGCCAGAAATCTCCACTTCTGTAGCACTTACATGCACCAAAATTCCAGTTtgattcctatctatattcttaAGGTTTTGACAGAGATGTTTGTCGATATATCACTGACCTGATTTTAAGGATCATCATAGATCTGGCTGTTTCTGATTTATAGAGCCCCTCTGTTAAAACCTTTGAGTCtaatatgttaacaaaatgaaacaaaaatcttcagattgttttgatatttgtactgGTGCATATAAtgtcttatttgcatatttaaacataacatttaagaaaactgttcctatatgaatttctttcagctgctgaacacataagaagatattttaaacaatgactgcagccattgactttcatagtatgaaaaaaaaaatatatacgttagaaatcaatggctaccgtcaactgttaccaacattctttcaAAATCTTATCCACTGACCAGTGATGAGTTTGTTCAATTTGTGTGAAACTGCAGGGTCACCTTTACCTGCTGGTCACAGATCAGGGTTTCCTGCAGGAGGAGAGCGTCGTGTGGGAGAGTCTCCATAATGTGGAGGGGGATGGGAATTTCTGTGACTCAGACTTCAGATTGTGCCACCCTTCCCAGAAACCCACAGGAGCCAGCCAGCCCTCTgcacaacaacagcagcaaatgCAGATCGACCAGGTGATTAAGATATTGCCTTTCTTTTTGCTATCACGTAGGTATAAGAGTACCCAATAATATCAAAGCCTGACATGTAGCACCTCCTTGAGATCCGATCAAATCCCAATGCGACATTATTTCCCACTGATTATTCTGTTTCTCTCAGAAGTATGTAATTGCTTCGATAAAGCTGTTTCTTGTTTTGATTTGAGAATTAGTTTTCTTAAGATTCCTCACTGGCTTGAGATTGAGTGTTATCCAGGACTACCTGGTGGCGATGTccctgcagcagcagcagggtGACGCTCCCGGACCCATGAGTGATCTTGAGCTGGCCAGACAGCTACAGCAGGAGGAGTACCAGCAGCCACAGACACAACAGCACCAGCCCTCAGCAGGACAGGTACTTCCTGTCTTCCCTTCAGAAGGGAACTCTAGTGCATGAAACTTTAGGGAATCATTATTTGAGATTAAACTGCCCATATTCATGAAACCCCGGCAGAATTAATGTCTGAGTAAGTGTAAATTGTTGCAGATTCATGAATGATTTACACATACTTGTCTCAAAATACACTCCtgttcaaagatttttttaaattagtctcttatgcttaccgaggctgcatttatttgatcaaaaaacagtacaaataaatgtgaaaaaaatgttttaacatattttaagatgtaatttattcctgtgatggcttcagtgttacatgattcttaagaaaattattctaatatctaatataaaatttttttacaaacccAAACTTATGAACGCTAAAacttgttcacccaaaaatgtaaattctgtcatcatttactcaccctcatgttgttccaaacttgtattagttcatgatattttaaaggattttcTATGAACTATCATGATGTGGTAACTTATGGAagcttgacataaaaaaaaataattattaattattatttgattcagactttttttttatctatatagtgtttatatctcataattgtgtcTTTTGTTcctgcaattttgagaaaaaagaataaaaaagaattgtgagataaaaagttggcTTGtggcaaaaacataaaacagaattgttagatgtaaactcagaattctgaaaaataagtcaaattaataaaatctaaactCTGGATTCTGAGAAGAAAGTAAAACATCGTGAGATGTAAAAACTGATATCAAAACTTTTTTcgatttttattccatggcagaaactaGCTTCCACTGGTTCTTTGTGAGACAGTTTTAAAAAAGCCCTTTTGGATGAGCTATTCTTTTAAAAGCCTGAAGCAGTTATATTGCATATGCCCTTTGTAAACTTTTCCTCACTCGGTTAAAGATTTCTGCAGTAGTGAAATTGATCTCTAAGTGTGTACTTTCTTCATATCCCTGCAGATGAGAGGTCAGGCCGCACCTCAGCAAGGAGGACAGAGGCGCCGGGAAAAGAAGGACGACTCGGATTGTTGTATTCTTTAAGCCAGACTCTGAAAGCCAGTTCAGCTTCAGTTACCACTACTGAAACAAAGGACTTCACTCTTAGCAGACCCGTCGTCCCATTGCCAAGCCTGCCTTTACAGTACAGTTGATCCCCTTGTTTTTGCCTTTCCTTTATCCGTGTGGTTGGAACTGTTGCTCATCATTGTCTACTGGACCAAATAAAGGTAGCAATTGTTTCTAAGAATTAATGAGCATTTGTTTGAGTGCTACTGTGGAGCTCCTAACTATGCCATTAAAGATTGAAGACTGTAATGGTAAATAATCAGGTATTGtaataagaatttaatattaCACTGAAATACTACTGTCTCAAGTTGATTTGTACATACTGGTTATTGGCTTGTCATCCAAAGTGATACACAGTACACTACATACACAGGACTCTGGATCTTGTAAGCTGAGCTAATAAAAGCCACCTATGTGTTAACAGGAAATTTGTGACCATTGATTTATGAAACATCTGGAATATTggtattatacaaataaacttatatAACTTTGGAAATGTACGgatttaaaaggggaaaaaatcctgtatttattttatatggtgTCTTTTCTAAAGGAACATTCACTAAAGTGCAATGAAAACTtctattcaacaaggatgcattaaattcataaGTGGCAAGAGAGACATTTGTTAAAGGATTTCtatataattcaattcaaataatccttcaaaaatggtttctacaaaaaaaaaaaaaaaaactattgaaaaaaTACAAGTTAGATTTAAGGCCCTTTCAATCACTtaaatacaagtatatatatatataatttaataaatgtgaacatAGATGTAGTGGTTCCCAAACACTTGATATAAAGAAACATGTCATACATATTGTTTATTAGTGCTGAtttatgaaaatgtgctcacaGTCAGagatcatttaatttttttatatggaaGATGTCCAATTTTACATGaaatacaaaaaagcaaaactttTCATAAAGAAGACTTTGtaagtacaaaaacaaataacatacaAGGTGCTGCATTTCATCTTTTTCTCCCCCTGTGTGCTTTCCGTTAAGAAAATTAAAGTGCAAGACAAACACCAGGGTTCAAATGTTTTCGAAAGAAACTGTGAACTCCAAACGAAGATCAGATGCTTTGTAACAACtctttaaaaacatattcaataCACAAACCATGCATGGACTGACTGAAAAAAAGGTGGTATTCAGATTATAACATTAG
The Cyprinus carpio isolate SPL01 chromosome A19, ASM1834038v1, whole genome shotgun sequence genome window above contains:
- the LOC109052787 gene encoding ubiquitin carboxyl-terminal hydrolase MINDY-1-like, whose protein sequence is MADSCPDTVDGEIIGISEGQQLNTTKNEDFDAARPHDKEVIQREGVTNDEQSSHLMKDDLITCKNPPTTTASLEDGVNATLSATSKSQDKTDESEIINSQSYTPSQSEVTPTFSMASLELSEETNGIPPEIPLISSKSAEDGNQVPSQGSGGACVGAARASEPSMPAYYFVKWITWKEKKTAIITQSENGPCPLIAIMNILLLRWKVKLPAQTEVVTTEELMAHLGECVLSIKPRERAEGMELNFQQNMSDAMAVLPKLSTGLDVNVRFTGVSDFEYTPECIVFDLLDIPLYHGWLVDPQSPEVVSAVGKLSYNQLVEKIIEFKHSTDTSQVSEGLIAEQFLESTATQLSYHGLCELNTTAKEGELSGFFRNNHFSTMIKHKGHLYLLVTDQGFLQEESVVWESLHNVEGDGNFCDSDFRLCHPSQKPTGASQPSAQQQQQMQIDQDYLVAMSLQQQQGDAPGPMSDLELARQLQQEEYQQPQTQQHQPSAGQMRGQAAPQQGGQRRREKKDDSDCCIL